The following proteins are encoded in a genomic region of Gossypium hirsutum isolate 1008001.06 chromosome D05, Gossypium_hirsutum_v2.1, whole genome shotgun sequence:
- the LOC107906920 gene encoding two-component response regulator ORR24, producing the protein MTLQEKRGGSNGEDGGKDRFPIGMHVLAVDDDPVCLKVLENLLRKCQYHVSTTNQATTALKMLRENRNRYDLVITSVNMPDMDVFKLLELVGLEMDLPVIMLSTHGDTELVMKGITHGACDYLLKPVRIEELKNIWQHVVRKNKPDFKDHVNALNQDNGHEDEDPSIQEKPRVVWSDEVHRKFVSAVNELGLDKAVPKKVLDLMNVEGLKRETVASHLQKYRLYIGHSIVAALGSKDPSYFRMGPLDGFGYFHTVTGRISSASLPSYQPGGMFGRLNSSAALTLHGISSSVIQPGHCQTLNNLINGSGKIQPAVVPANQKKNGTLFHGIPTSVDLNQPTQNKPTNGCGEFNRVNDPNFQDARMAVGGSCNTLHVSSGNPLLLQSNTQQTKHSGAFGNQASLSNSLLDLYSFKAKSANLGDSKGDISNVGLNNYIILNIDYATKQQWGDSRYDNNGNTNHSFCRADSLVLFLFVCFVLFCCVYKICQKTYDAWC; encoded by the exons ATGACCCTGCAGGAGAAAAGGGGTGGTTCCAATGGTGAAGATGGTGGTAAGGACCGGTTTCCAATTGGCATGCATGTTTtagcagttgatgatgatcctgtTTGTCTCAAAGTTTTGGAAAATCTCCTTCGTAAATGCCAATATCATG TTTCCACAACCAATCAGGCAACTACGGCCCTCAAAATGTTGAGGGAAAACAGGAACAGATATGACTTGGTTATTACTAGTGTTAACATGCCAGACATGGATGTCTTTAAGCTTCTTGAACTCGTGGGGCTTGAAATGGACCTACCTGTAATCA TGTTGTCAACTCATGGCGATACAGAGCTTGTAATGAAGGGGATTACTCATGGCGCTTGTGACTACTTATTGAAGCCAGTTCGCATCGAGGAGCTAAAAAACATATGGCAACACGTTGTGAGAAAAAACAAACCTGACTTTAAAGATCACGTTAATGCACTGAACCAAGATAACGGACACGAAGATGAGGATCCCTCGATCCAGGAAAAGCCTCGAGTTGTTTGGTCTGATGAGGTGCATAGGAAGTTTGTTTCAGCTGTCAACGAATTGGGTCTTGATA AGGCTGTTCCGAAGAAAGTTCTTGACCTTATGAATGTTGAAGGCCTCAAAAGGGAAACTGTAGCAAGCCATCTACAG AAATATAGGCTTTACATAGGACACAGCATTGTTGCTGCATTAGGCAGTAAAGATCCGTCTTACTTCCGCATGGGTCCATTGGACGGCTTTGGATATTTTCACACAGTGACTGGAAGGATTTCAAGTGCCTCTCTGCCATCTTATCAACCAGGTGGAATGTTTGGGAGACTGAACTCCTCAGCTGCTTTAACCCTACATGGGATTTCTTCTAGCGTGATTCAACCTGGACATTGTCAAACATTGAATAATCTGATCAATGGTTCTGGGAAGATCCAGCCAGCCGTGGTACCTGCAAACCAGAAAAAAAATGGAACTTTGTTTCATGGGATCCCAACATCGGTAGATCTCAATCAACCGACACAGAACAAGCCCACCAACGGTTGTGGAGAATTTAATCGTGTTAATGATCCGAACTTCCAAGATGCCAGAATGGCGGTTGGTGGCTCGTGTAATACTCTACATGTTTCCTCAGGCAACCCTTTGTTGTTACAATCAAACACACAACAAACGAAACATAGTGGTGCATTTGGAAATCAAGCATCCCTTAGTAACAGCCTTCTTGATCTTTATTCTTTCAAGGCAAAATCAGCAAATTTGGGGGACTCTAAAGGAGACATCTCCAATGTTGGCCTAAATAATTATATCATTCTGAATATTGATTATGCAACAAAGCAACAGTGGGGAGATAGCAGATACGATAATAACGGCAATACGAATCATTCATTCTGCCGAGCGGATTCCCTGGTTCTGTttttgtttgtatgttttgtGTTATTTTGTTGTGTGTATAAGATATGTCAGAAGACATATGATGCTTGGTGTTGA
- the LOC107906921 gene encoding alpha/beta hydrolase domain-containing protein 17B, which produces MGNVTSSVAAKFAFFPPDPPTYEVCKDSDGRLVLPGIRADLNMDVHLLDTKGGNKVVANYWKHPIAKLTLLYSHGNAADLGQMHELFIELRAHLRVNIMSYDYSGYGGSSGKPTELNTYYDIEAVYNCLKKEYGVTQEDLIIYGQSVGSGPTLHLASRLQRPRGVVLHSAILSGIRVLYPVKMTFWFDIFKNIDKIRRVNCPVLVIHGTDDEVVDWYHGKRLWELSKEKYEPLWVKGGGHCNLETYPEYIKHLRKFINTVEKISITKPEKELDSKPSFTEEETKHNKCLRLKKKVAGSKKE; this is translated from the exons ATGGGGAACGTAACGTCAAGCGTGGCCGCAAAGTTTGCGTTTTTCCCACCAGATCCACCAACGTACGAAGTTTGCAAGGATTCAGATGGGAGGCTGGTTTTGCCGGGGATCAGAGCTGATTTGAACATGGATGTTCATTTGCTCGATACCAAAGGCGGCAATAAAGTCGTAGCCAACTATTGGAAACACCCTATTGCCAAGTTAACCCTCTTGTATTCCCATGGCAATGCCGCTGACTTAGGCCAAATGCATGAACTCTTCATTGAGCTCAGAGCCCACCTCCGCGTCAATATTATGAG TTATGATTATTCAGGATATGGAGGATCATCCGGTAAG CCAACAGAGCTGAACACATACTATGACATAGAGGCAGTGTACAATTGTTTGAAGAAGGAATATGGGGTTACGCAGGAAGATTTGATAATATATGGCCAATCGGTTGGAAGTGGACCCACCCTACATTTGGCTTCTCGTTTACAGAGACCAAGAGGAGTTGTTCTTCACAGTGCCATACTTTCGGGCATTAGGGTCCTTTATCCTGTCaagatgacattttggtttgataTCTTCAAA AACATAGACAAAATACGACGAGTCAATTGTCCGGTTCTAGTTATACAT GGCACGGACGATGAGGTTGTCGACTGGTACCATGGGAAACGATTGTGGGAGCTTTCGAAGGAAAAGTACGAGCCTTTATGGGTGAAAGGTGGCGGCCATTGCAACCTGGAAACTTATCCCGAGTACATTAAACATCTACGTAAGTTCATAAACACCGTGGAGAAGATTTCCATTACGAAACCAGAGAAAGAGCTCGATTCTAAACCTAGTTTTACAGAAGAAGAAACTAAACACAATAAATGCTTGAGACTTAAAAAGAAGGTAGCTGGTTCCAAAAAGGAGTGA